AAGAATGATGGAGAAGTAGAAAGgaccaaagaagaaagaaggagaaaggacaTGACGTGCTGATCATgtgatttttctattcaatCATCACTTACTTAGCAATCCACATCGAAATAAGTCAAGTAATATGGGGTTAGAGGTGATGGAAGAGACACATTGAACCCCCATTAGAAAAAAGTTAAGAgaactaaatttaaaaagtaaaattaacaaaCGGTATCgaacaacaaaaaatagttCGAGAACCTCAGTACCCCTGGTGTTGAAAGAGCATTTTCTCACACCTAATGAATGAGTCATGTCTTGTGATAACATGAAAATTGCTTCAATAATTGCTATCACGGACCTAAGCAAGTCTTTAAAAGACTACATCCGAATCCTCATTCGAATCTCAAGATCACTtggatgtaaaacaacaatagtgtATTGCCGGGTACAGGGGCAAGAAAAAACATATTGTACTGATTGGGGGCACAAGGACACAAGATGTGTAGGCATTGACACAAAATAAGGAATGCATCCATGAAACCTACCATCCCAAATAAAAGGGCAGGCTGTGGAGGCTCCTGATGCATGAGTCATATCCTATAGTAACATAAGAATTGCTTCAATAATCGTTATCTAAGATCAAAATTACAACTGGCTCTACTCTTACTAGGACATTTCAAGTGATgtattgaataaaaattttccaaattaattacTTGATTCATTTAATCAATATCACGACTTATCTCTTGAATTTACCTAGATGTTGCCAATCTATTTTCAtagaattgaatcaatttgcaTCGATACTAAAAGAGTACCATTCACGAGACAAAGAATTGGGAGAAACCAAACTAGTAAGAAACGAAGTGGATACCCTAGAAAGAGTACTCTCTTGAATATGTTTGAAGCGTTGTTTTCATAAATGTCATGACGTGGGTGAGGATCTTCTTTTCACCATGAGGATCTTGTACTCCTTTGAACTTTGCTTTATTGTTGTGCTCTAAGGTGGTCGGCCAATGGGGGGGTTCGAGCAGTAACTTTCAGCCGAAGCACTTAATGTATGTCAAGTGATGTTGGTCTCGTTCATTAAAAAAGCCAGTGCTAAACACAACCAATGGCAAAGGTGGACATTGAAAATTACTGAAGATACTTATTGGATATAATATAGATATCATCACTGAAAATGTATTTTACATAAGGTATGGTATCATATCATATAAGAATATGGAAAATTTTATTGCTCAAGTAACTGGACACACTTGACTCTGTCAATTGTCAAGCATTGTCTAATGAGTGGGTCTCTTGCATACATTGGCTAAGTGACGACATGACTCTTCAACGGGATCGAAATGGATACATAGCTAGTGTCAAGTAAAATACCCAATTTGCCTCTCACCATATATCTCAAAATGCTACTAGAGCTTCTCTTCTGTTTGGTTGAGATGGCTATGATCACCCCAGGACTTTATGACCCAGTCGTCCCTGCTAAACAAGTGCAAAATGCTGATCGAACCATTTTGCACCTTCGGTGCAGGACCTTCATTCGGGCGAGCCTGCCGGTAGATAGACGTGTGCACGGTTCCATGAGTGACGACTACTACTCGCTCCCCTGCATGGTGAAGGGTACATTCATTTTCGATTGCCGATGTTTCCAAGCTAATTAAGACTCTTTCTAGGAATAAATGTCAAGGGATTAGAATGAAGTGTCTGTCGATAGTCCCTTGTCTAGtctacaaattttaaaaccatTGAAGCAACAATTTTTGCTCCAAGCCATccaagattctctctctctctctctctcacacacacacacacacacacacacacacacacacacaaacacacgcATGCGTGCATGCATCCGGGTATAACCTTGAAAGTTGAATGTACACGCACATTCATATTATATTGAGTAACTATAGACGGACACTAACATAGGCATCTCCAGACAATTATAGACGCGCAGATATTTACCCTTTGTGTGCTTAAATTTGGTGGCTAAGTGTGTAGTTTTGGCAAATAAGCAAGGTAGACACATTGATCTTATGCATCCATGACTTCACAAAATATTGTCAGGTCATAGCCTGTAGGGGTAGATCTAGAAATCGGAGGTCATGAGAGCTGTCATTAGCGTAAAATCTATGGGACTACTACaactctttcaaaaattttaagttgtttgATTGATGCGTGGTGTAACGGATAAATAGTCTAACAATTAGTAAAGCTACCACAAGTCTATCCTAGGTAAAACATGTCTTTATAAAGTTTGTACAAAGTCGTTTATGTCGTGCAATTCTGTTGTTAAATTTCAATTGCGGGTAAGCTCAAAATAGTTTGTGAATGAGTTTTGTGGTCTTCCACTCTACAAAGATACTGGCTCTAGCCTTATTGTGCAAAGCGAAATTCGGAAATGGCTAGACATGGATTAATGGCAATATTTCATTATAATGCTGGTTTACCTTTGTGCTTTAAGCCAATGTTTTGCAAGCAACTAGTGCATCGCTGGTAAACTTGATCCTTGCTTTCACCACCATCCTGCGTATAAAACCAATCAATGCGAAGCCCTGATCAAACAATTCTCCTTTGAAGAACCAAGTTGAAGTCCACGCTCTCCAAGAATCTAATATCCTTTTCTAACACACGAATATGTTCTTTAGAAACGGGGGAAACATgtgagtttgacttgacttAATGAGCTCAATAGGGATCGACTAAAATTCTCGTGCATTTTGACCGGCATAgtgaaaggaacaaaaacggATGAAACCTAGCTACCATCTTCCGAACCGGATGAAAGTCACAAATTGATACGAAAATGTTATCCTTGCGTGTCACTTGCTAAGGTTAACTAGGCACTGAAAAATAACCAGTTCAACTCGCTTCTGCACTAGCGTGACAGCATATTCTGGAACTTCTTGAACTTGTAAAAGACTCACATGGGAAGTTAGTTACGTATTAAAGTTTAGAGAAGCCTAAATAAGAATCGATGAGGAATTAACCGTTTGATTTTTGGTCGAGCTCATACAGGGATTTCTTGATCACAACTTATGGACCGGTAGGCCTCATAAATCTGGGGAtaaagtgtcacgccccgatcctcggacgcgcgcacatccttctacttggtcgattttataatgcgatatcccaggactatgtatcgccgaccctttcttttattaagcacatgcggaagcagttataaatcccagacaataaaacaatgggataggaaagtaggccatattttttatattgaaattcataaccacactttcattaacagcacaactcatagtatatttacaatactatttacaacataaaagtctcacacctatctacactaagacaggatgcacaaaagggatgggatctcaatccacatctggGTTGTATTTAAGATCCCTCTctagatcttcttcttcttcaaaagtctttctccccttcaggttcctcttccttagcttctcctcagggtcctgaaatggttattcaataaccaatgagaccacgtctcgccGAGTCCTACCCCtacgactcgattagtaaactaatacaccatacggttgcctaagcacaacacgagtcgaggacttaccttagcctcggcccaacctgcaattcaaggttaaacatagatattcaaacaattcacgacatccgatcaagcattgatcaatcgactaagtcgattacatgtcagccagaccctctctaggtcattcccactcataccacgatttcccagtggtgtactcattcaccaaatcacatgtgtttctcgggcgtcgttttcgccaatgacataccgatcaccgacaccgtgcattctttaaggcgccgttttcaccggtgataaccttgatcaccgaaccacgtgtcctttcaagggcgccgttttcgccaaggtgacatcggctatagacaacatcgtgcgttctttaaggtgccgttttcaccagtgatattcccataacccccgaaccacgtttgtctataagtcatttacgtgcgtttttttaaggcgccgttttcgccaaagtgatacttccaatcaccgaaccacgtatgtccaataatatcgcactgattggtctcaccattctccctactatatagcccatcaacgtctTGGTGCTATATACCCATGcttggccattaccaatcaaatattcaataacaaacaatttaggacaattcctaaaattccacaataaattcaattccacacaacgtagagctcaaataaataaacggtctgcaccacgacaatcggcacgaaattccggtcaccggccatcccggttgaatttccggaaaataattaattaaataaataaatttcgaaaataaataaataaacatcaaaaatccaatttaggcccatattgccttattggagcccgaaacgggtcgggaaaatcccgagatacattcaataaataaccaaacatttctacttgctaatagctaggtctaaccacctaacatgcatcctcaagtcactaatttaattgttctaacctaatctaaccacctaagtgcatgtaattaaatctaaccaaccctaaggcataattagcaaactaataaagcattagtgagtaaaactcacttgatcaaaagcggggatcgaatcaccgcaacggcgacgcgacggcggccgaaatcggactttcgacgacaccggcggCTTGGGACCGGGCCTTAAGACTTGGCCCTACAAACTTCAGCGAGGCTGGGCTTCACTAAAATTCTTGGGCTGAGTTGATCAGGGCTGAACTTGATGGATCCTTGGGCTTTGCTGGAAATTGGGCTTGGCCAATTAACTCACATGGACTGGACTGGGCTGCAGCTGAGATAATTCGACTGGGCTTGAAACTAAGCTGAAAATGGGCTGATCTCTTGGGCTGAAACTGCTGGCTTTGCTGGGCTTCGGAGCTGAATCTGCTGGGCCTGATTTGCGGCCCAAATGACCTACAAAGGCTGAACTGGACTGCACGATGGACTGAATTTGGTTGGGCCCGAAAGTGAAGAGATGGGCCACAAAGAGGACGGAAGCAGCTTCGGTCACTGGGCTACCGAAATTGAAGGTGCGTGGACTGACGAGCTGGGAGAGAAACTCGGATGAGGCGTGCTGCAAGTGCTTCGTTTGCTGCTGGACGAAGAAGACGAAAATCAACCCAGCTTCAGTAGCTGGCTTCTGTTCACCAAAGCAGCTTCGGTCTTCATGGACATCAATGGACGAGGAAGCAGCTTGGGGTCTTCATGGAGTGCATGGGCACCAACGTGGCAGCTTCACGAGGTCAACAAGGTGGGACGGTTCTTGCTGGAGTTGACCGTGGAAGCTGCAGCTTGGACgcgtggctgaagaagaaggttgCTGGGCTTCCTCGTTGGCGTCGTGGGGTCTTCGGTCAACAAACCGAAGCTTGTTGCTGGAGTTTGACCCACAGAGCAAGTCGGATGCGTGGAGGCTGAGAGGACTTCGGTCTTCAGTGCTGGACAACACCTGAAGGAAGCAGCTGTCGCATGTTGGCTGAGCGTAGGTCAACCGGTCGTCCGAGAGGCAGCAAGGTTGACTGAAAACGTGGCACGGAGCTGCTTCGGTGCTGCCTCGGCGTCTTCAAGCATATGCGGTGGACTGAAGCTCCGTGAAGTGGAGACACGGAACAGGAGTTTTCGTGGCGTCGAAGTGATGAAAACGTTGGCGAGGAGCTGCTCATGGGCGCTGTCTTCGTGGACTCCACGATATGCACGGGTTGAAGACGTTGGACTCGGTGGAGCTGCTGCAGGGATCTTCGCTGGCGTGAGTGGAGTGTGTGGGCTTCGGTTGAGGAAGAGAAGTAACGGAGATGGAGAGAGGTGAGTGATGGGGATTGCTTCGCACGGCAGAGAGATTAAAACTAAAGCAGGAATAATGAGCGGATGGGAGGGTTGCCGAGCGTGAGAAGATGCAGACCAGCCGTTTGTGCGTGTTCCACAAGCCAAAGAAAAGATCAACACAACATCTCTTCTCTTAAATGCTTGTCCCCCCAATAGCTCTCAAAAATATCCTAGTGTTCCCTTTTACTTTCTGAAGACTAATATCCACTTAATTATCCAAATGAAGCCTCAATTTCTGCCCCTTTttcaatttcgaatttcactcaaataaactaaattttcttgctcaatttcccaaattgaggtccaatctcaatgtagaaaaatcccaagtgattttctataaatccccgACACATAAAGGCTCAACCCGAAAGTCtaattttccatcaatttagctAATCTGAATTTCCGCCAAATTTCCGCAACGTCCGAAACGGTTTTCCGTAAAAATTCCtgaatctccgaaaaatcttctgagactgagtcgatactcctaaaatttattgtgacatggccaaaacttcaatttctgaaatcggactcgggtggcggttaattttcattcggcgcgtttttagcgtgacctagactatcgggtagttttcagaacttttaaggcaaatgacccgtggtcgattttcttcgagccactataaacccactcgactcaatggtgactcttgattgtcgtgaaaatctcgaggattcaattacggacacgggtaccaaaacaataagaaatcggtctagtgccggtcaacgagaattttctaatttagtggtgtcacccacgattagccacacatctcgtCGAACCGACATAtctcgatctctaatcgatttttatctTTGCGCCtcaatgacctctaaagatagacacggtcaagaagctgattcctgatcgagttctcaagtctattgccttaaaattccttaataatttccccagctagtctagttatctcgagagtgatcggctctgagaataaccctatagacgcgtcaatgaaatgcccgattaattcagtagaagacagggttgaaaatttgggatgtcacataaAGGCTAGCTGCCTCTTTTGAACTAAGGCCTTGAAGCTTTCCTGGATTTTGTTCCCGTAGATCTGGATCTTTGATAACCTGATCATGATTCAAGAAAAGATTCAGTAAATTTTGTACAGGTGTTCAGCCACTTCTATGTTTTCCAAGGATTAAATGGCAGCTCTTTCCAAAGCATTCTAAAGCGTATGACTTTATTAAGTAGCGTGTCGCCTATTCCTAGGACTTGGAGTAGTCGATTCTCTTTCTCGATGATTTAGATGATGACAAAACTGCATGCTTGGTTACTCACATGTTTATTTGAGTGAATGCGAGGAAATATATGTATGCCTTAAGTGCTCCAGGTGCGGGTTATGGAACCGTAAGATATTTACAGCACAACACCGAAGGATAGGGACACTAGACACAGTTATTCACTCATTATGGAAAGCCTGGCTGTACGAATTCATTGGAAAGAAGACTTTGCACTAGGAAAGTTTTTAAACAAGTGTACAAAGTTTCATCCAgctcaaatgaagaaagaataTTTCTTATCAAGAGAACGAGTAACAAGTAAGGAAAGATTTTTGAAGCTGCATAAATTTTGACCCGATATGGTTTAATGAGTTCAAATTGTTGAATAGCATTCATGGATATCTGTCTAAGCGATGAGTAATTGTCATCCAACATAATGCTAGATGATGATATGGTGATAGTTCATACCTCTCTCACACCACAAGTGGCTGCAATCACTTCAGCTGTCTCGATAGCTCGTTTTAGATCAGACGAGTAAATAGCAGAGATTTCACGTTCTTTGGATAGTCTATCAGCTACCTTTTTGGTTTCAAGATAGAAATATAGTAAGAAGCAAGTGAGACCTATTAGATCATTCCAATTCTAGAGGGATAGAGAGCATGAGATAAGTCCACTTACCGCATGTGTTTGCTGCCTTCCAACTTCATTTAATTTCACATCCAATTGACCCTGGCTCAAAAGGGAAATGATTAAGTACTCTTGTTGTATGTTAGCCTACTCCAAATGAGCTGTTAGATCACGTGGATTTTTATATCACGTGAGACCTAACTGATCTAACTGCTCATGTGGACTGGGTAATTAAGCCAAGTAAGTCGAGAATACCCAATAGAAGCTTGCTAAAAGAGAGCCTAATTGCTTGGATCGAGGTCCATGGATTAAGTACAATTATGGCTGTTAAATCTTGTGGATCCATGTGTAACCCACGAGATAAAGGGTTGTGATTATCTCTACTAGTAAGTATTGAGTCCAAACAAGTAATTGCCACACTCGATGTAATCATAGTTGTACCATACCTTGGTCAGCAGAAAGGTGGGCATAAACAAGTTCAAATCAGAACAAGGCAAGGTAGGAGAAAGCGGACTCAACTTTAAACTCTGAAAGTGAGTTAGATATGATATCAAGCTGAAATAATAATCCAATGGACTTCTAGGATTAGTCAACACCCAAATTATTATGATAGGTTGAACTTATAGATGGGCCATCTTGTAGACCAAAGAATTCTGTGTGTATCCATGGCATGACCGGGCTGGCCCAAAGGAATAGCATGTGAGCCTCCTCCTAGGCCCATATAATTATTAgactgcattttttttcttttttccccttataCATATTAGGGtatgtttggcaacttgccagataatgaaaatttttattcttttgttcctaaaagtaaatttggaacagaaatccgtttggtaaattttttgttctcgggaataaatttgttcccaagaatagatTTAAAGCATAatacaaaagtaaaataataataataataattctttGTTCTCcagaacaatttcaaaatcaagtcaacctatatatatatatattctcttatttcttcttgttcttctttcctctctctttttcttcaatcgCTGCCATTGTGGCCGCCCTCCATTGCCGCCATCCGCCACCACTGGCCATAGTTGCCAATCGCCGGCGAATGGTCTAgcaagctcgcccaaccactagTGAGACTTGCTTGaccgggcaaggctcgcctagccctggcgaggctcggttGAGCCATGCCCAACTACCGACAAGGCTTGGCCAATGAGGCATAACCTCGCCAAGGGCTGGTGATGCTTCCATGAGGTTGCTGGCCCTCGTCTGATCAGTTGCCGATCATCCCAAGGTCAGCGATCGgcaaccttgaagaagaagaagaagaagaagaagaagaagaagaagaagaagaaagaaaggaaaaaagtaataaagttattttaaaattgaaagaaaatgatttagatgagaaattttgagaatagtaccaaacgtaattttatttcaggaataaaaattttcgaTAGTTATCAaacgacttaaaatgcttaaaaattgttctcgggaacataataaaaaagaatcatatctaatcagaaattgtttctatgtacagaataattatcaaatacgCCCTCAAAAGCTTGAACATTGAGGCTGTCAATGGTCCATACCTGAATTCTACGATCAATGTTCCAGTCTGTTTGTCCATGACGTACAAGGCTGATTTCAGCATGGTCTACACTAGGGTGAACTGATTGAGCATCTCTGTCATCATTCAATTCAACAGCATCTCTAACAAAATCACAATTTCAAATATGAGAGTATCATCATTCAATTCAACAGTATCCCTAGCAAAATCACAATTTAAGAtatgtgtgagagagagagagagagagagagagagagagagagagagagagagagagagagagtacctagacCCTAGCTCGACCGATTTCGCTATGTGTACTGCGTCCCCCATTGCTATTGAACTTCAGAttcgagaaagaaaaataacgAACTTGCTTTCAGGAAGGTTTCTAGTTGGACTTCGTTTCGGGTGTTGCTGCAGGTTAAATAACGTGTAGGTGAAGTCGAAAAATAATGACGTCCGGGCTCTTGGTCTTCCCAGACTTCCCAGTGTAGACGGCAAATATGACTACGAGAAGTTGCAAAACAAAGCGGGGTGGTTTTCGTACAAAAGTTCATAAAATGACCGATAATGGAGACAGCAGAGTTagcaaccgagagagagagagagagagagagagagagagagctgggtGGTGTTATGAACTCAATATGACAGTGAGTGGCTGGGTCCGCTGTGATTTGACTGTGCGCATCACGTCCTCCATCGCCATTAAACTTAAATTTAGGAGGGAGAAAAAGCACTTTCCTAGAAGGTTTCTAAGTTGACCTCTTTTCTGGGCTTTGTTTCGGAGGCGTTGGTCTTCGTGTTGGTCTTCCTCGAGTGAACGGTAAAAAATGTCCGACCgatctttcaaaagaaagtcTATAGATGAACGATAATGGAGAAAGCACAAGTCATATTTTTCTTCATGATTTGAAGGTTCCTCCTCGTCTTCCCCGGTGCCAAGCCAATCACTCCAAATGATTCTGGCAAAACATTTCGGATTATTGTTATGTTAAAGTAAAAGgactttgaactttttttaatcGTTCGGTCGTGTCTCCTGTCAATGATCTCAGTAATGCACGACAACGAGGTCATGGATCGACGATAGATGAGgaataatgaagaaaaagaaaaaaaggggctaaaaaagaaaaaaaaaataacaagaaaattttatcTGTCTTAGACAGATGGACATGAGGTGCTGCCCCATGTGCTTTTCCGTCCTGGTGACTACGGGCacgcgtttgataacatttctgttccggggaataattttttaacatgattttttttttctgttttaaggaataatttctgagtataagaaTACGCTTATCGtacacatgacaaaatttctagaatataaattgatttctagccatttattgatttctcaatttctatttcagaaattgaaaagttaaaaattttagcttctgatttattctttaaacttatttatggaatataaatctgttctaaaaatagaaaaatcaaattatgttatcaaacgagatttctattccaaacctatttcgagaaatagaaaaacagagaaatagagaattataaattttatcctgTGCGCCCTTggtaattgcaaaaaatttctactctaggaacagaaatgcgtttagtaaacttgtgtcacgacctctttttttttttttttggcgcccgcaatcgggtacgggcgcctaaggaggctaatggctcggctgaaattaattatgcccggactctcccaagtccaccaattcacgactttaataatctaaatttttaacctataaattaattttaaaacggagtcgccactaatcgattttgggtgggttgattagaaacttcaccgggagaaatactcactcctgcgtaaccagagaaattaggatcggggacttgattacactagttaatcactaatgccctttcggtacctaatcttgtttaaaccctaaggttttttggatgttcgagggattttccatgcatttttgggagggaaaacattttctaggtctttttctaattttttggacacaaaagggattttttcggattttttttggtatttttggaaaaatacaagtctttttttatttttctgaatttttggatttttcatgaaattttggatttttttggatttttggcatttttggaaaatatggaatatcttttattttttttattttttggaaaataaaatattttttaatatttttcaaaatatttttggaaaataaattattttttgatttttctcgatttttagaaaataaaacatttttcgacatttttaatatttttcgattttctggaaattaaatttttttaatatttttgaaaataaaacactttttgatttttttaaataaaagtttattattttatattaaaataataaaataaaaccgaccgggtcggatccgcgggttgggtccaaCTCCGGGTCGGCGACCCAAACACGGACGGGCCGCGATGCGGGCCCGACtggatttttcatcttttttattttatttttttattttgttaaaacgacgccgtggcgggcgtttggggacgcccggacccggcccgacgacccgggtCCACGACCCACTTCcccggcgaaaccctacccggatccgacccgaatcGCGACCTCGTCTTCCGCCGCGCCCGCAATTTGCagaatccctacccggttcccgatccggtccgacccgacaacccgggtCGCGaccggaaaatcgggaaccctagggttcccgaatCGCGGCGCCGAGGCACAATGGGACGGGGgacgacggtgacggcgacggcggcggcaacggcgacggcggcaacAACAACGGTAGTGACGAGGGTTGGACTGCGGAGGGGGAAACTATGGCGACGGcaacggtggcggtggcggtagcACTACCTGTTCGTGGCGATGACGTCCGGATGGTGGTGGCTGGGCAACTCGGTTTCTTGATCtggcgcggcgtcggcggacCGATCACGGCAACGGCTTCGCAGGTGGGGCACGACAACAAGCCGTcgaagcaacggcgtcgggactGAGGCGAACGGCTGCGGCACGGCGTCCGGCGACAACAATAGCAGCAAAAAAACCAGATCTACTGCGTAGATCTCGGCCGGACCCTCCTCGGCCTTAATTCCTCCTCACTTAGGCCAGATCCGAGCttccaccggccggatcgaccttctcgaagtcactcgccgcccgccttcccgaagtctctcggtggaaggtgggccgagctcgcgactcgagctctcccGCGccgcccttcaacccttcccgatgtctctcggtgaaggatctccgagctcgccacaccctccgacgatgcttgcggccacctatttataggcaaaggaactccggtcgatggaggggctcggtcgccggcctccggcttgcccaccggttccgctcggctgaaccggtgtcccatcgagctttctaGCGAAGCTCGCtcagcattaatggcgcctgCGATCTTATCCGctccggccgacgtcgccctacactcctcggccgtaggccgtccttcgcgcgcATCGCCGGCCACCGAGTGTGAGATGCAAgcgactgaggaagaagaagataggaggaagaagaagagagcaaaggggccgggccaagggtgaaggaaaatgggccatatGGGCCACGGAGggggaagaaaagggaaaaaaaaaagggcttttgggctttttttttttttttgtttgtttattaattatcttatttatccgaaataaaataaaaacttaataaaataagattaacctaattaaaattgaggtgtcaacagctgcccctctttgaaggtgagctcgcagaggttgcattcaaagacatactgatgcctcaattttatccatacatgcgtagcagattatattttatttgggatctATTATTCTATGtaggaaaagagcaatataactttacatatactaagacagataagaagatacctgtagttacttaccgggagtgagtgagatagggtgtgaaccccgagttttggcaagtatcaagcgTCATCTTACccggtgatatgaggaggttgcttttccgtggctcgaaccattcttcggtcacctgttaaaacaatcaatgatttgtctaggacccgaacctttcttcggttgccttgacgggagactgctcttccaggacccgaaccattcttcgatcgccatgacgggaaattgctcctccaggacccgaaccattcttcgatcgccatgacgggaaattgctcctccaggacccgaaccattcttcgatcgccatgacgggaaattgctcctccaggacccgaacctttcttcggtcgcccattggaacaataagttgtttgtctaggacacgaacctttcttcggtcgccttgacgggagatgcaccgacctttctcagggcatctcatttgtgggtgcctgatttgtatcaagg
Above is a window of Eucalyptus grandis isolate ANBG69807.140 chromosome 9, ASM1654582v1, whole genome shotgun sequence DNA encoding:
- the LOC108955307 gene encoding phosphoglycerate mutase-like protein 4 encodes the protein MGDAVHIAKSVELGSRDAVELNDDRDAQSVHPSVDHAEISLVRHGQTDWNIDRRIQGQLDVKLNEVGRQQTHAVADRLSKEREISAIYSSDLKRAIETAEVIAATCGVREVIKDPDLREQNPGKLQGLSSKEAARLYPQIYEAYRSISCDQEIPDGGESKDQVYQRCTSCLQNIGLKHKGERVVVVTHGTVHTSIYRQARPNEGPAPKVQNGSISILHLFSRDDWVIKSWGDHSHLNQTEEKL